A portion of the Adhaeribacter radiodurans genome contains these proteins:
- a CDS encoding HD domain-containing protein, which produces MSLSRIENTIIWKKTLASQKKDTFSTKREELRSSFFKLRENVSFLVVRITGELPGLTQHDISHLDALWETASLIAGEDFPISPLEGFVLGGAILLHDSALCFEAYENGQIGIRETLQWKDAFSSLEDLKISEEEKKNIADFYALRQLHAIQAETLLGKSWIDPDTEQEIYLLENQNLRKHLGKLIGQIAASHHWDVEMVASKLPSQLNALANFPTEWRIDPVKLACLLRCADASHINNERAPDFLHALLKRKGVSFLHWQAQNRLAAVDIDQSDPNKNTLLFTSTIDFNEAEAESESWFVVYDALYLLNKELQSCNTLLDTRNGISFKVKKVKGVESPESLANFVKAVGWKPCSAHVHVSNIEKLVQNLGGEMLYGTHSDLFGVAIRELIQNARDSIKARLLSEMDFVGKILVKIKNIDDSLWLFIEDNGIGMSERVLTGPLLDFGTSFWTSSLVQSEFPGLRSSNFKSVGKFGIGFYSVFMVAQKVFIATRRWDEGISDIKELKFSSGFTLRPIITKGPVEGFSSLISTQVKLQLNDNYLREDLSMLITTNRSGAKNFYVPFKNYLAALCAGLDVPVFYKENESLEVNIHESIESENFDKEKWLNDISFSGYIPNISIKEYISVNVNRLKPIIENEKILGLAAINTQTEKEQNFLSITTIGGLASTVHARDSENFIGFIDYKPKSAKRDQGDYSASPTIIKDWAQNQLAELLKLNLSPHEKTSASAALCSFGVDPISIAHVYVLLNGTQSFVSIDTLADLSVNIGIAFLESSFGSYMETHHNFQYLDGFALVVPLAGGPFLKLELENGIPLNNNSIIDCLHRSISKKGYLPNWEKSENVDTNRFNEKMNALVVSSKMATT; this is translated from the coding sequence ATGTCTTTAAGTAGAATTGAGAACACAATAATTTGGAAAAAAACTTTAGCAAGTCAAAAAAAAGATACATTCTCTACTAAAAGAGAAGAGCTTCGTTCCTCTTTTTTTAAGTTAAGAGAAAATGTTTCTTTTTTAGTTGTAAGAATTACAGGTGAACTACCGGGACTTACTCAACATGACATTAGCCATTTGGACGCATTATGGGAAACTGCCAGTCTTATAGCTGGAGAGGATTTCCCAATTTCACCACTTGAAGGGTTTGTTTTAGGAGGAGCTATTTTACTTCATGACTCAGCACTTTGTTTTGAAGCATATGAGAATGGTCAAATTGGAATTAGGGAAACTTTGCAATGGAAAGATGCATTTTCCTCTTTAGAAGATTTAAAAATATCTGAAGAAGAGAAAAAAAATATAGCTGATTTTTATGCACTTAGACAATTACATGCAATACAAGCAGAAACATTGCTGGGAAAAAGTTGGATTGACCCAGATACTGAACAGGAAATCTATTTGTTAGAAAACCAAAATTTACGTAAACATCTTGGTAAATTAATTGGTCAGATTGCTGCTAGCCATCACTGGGATGTTGAAATGGTAGCATCGAAATTGCCTTCGCAACTCAATGCCTTAGCAAATTTTCCAACAGAATGGCGAATAGATCCAGTAAAATTGGCCTGTCTACTTCGGTGTGCTGATGCCTCACATATTAATAATGAACGAGCACCTGATTTCTTACACGCATTATTAAAGAGAAAAGGAGTCTCATTTTTACATTGGCAAGCTCAAAATAGACTTGCTGCTGTAGATATTGACCAATCTGACCCTAACAAAAATACGCTGTTATTTACTTCAACTATTGATTTTAATGAAGCAGAAGCTGAATCTGAATCTTGGTTCGTTGTATACGATGCTTTATATCTATTAAATAAAGAGCTACAGTCCTGCAACACTCTCTTAGATACCCGGAATGGTATTTCTTTTAAAGTGAAAAAAGTAAAAGGAGTTGAATCACCTGAAAGTTTAGCAAACTTTGTAAAAGCAGTTGGTTGGAAACCTTGTTCTGCTCATGTCCATGTAAGTAATATTGAGAAATTGGTGCAGAACCTTGGAGGTGAAATGCTATATGGCACGCATTCTGATTTGTTTGGGGTTGCTATTAGGGAATTAATACAAAATGCCCGTGATTCCATAAAAGCTCGTTTACTTTCTGAAATGGATTTTGTTGGTAAAATTCTTGTCAAAATTAAAAATATTGATGATTCGCTTTGGCTTTTTATAGAAGACAACGGTATAGGGATGTCTGAAAGAGTATTAACAGGTCCTTTACTTGACTTTGGTACAAGTTTTTGGACTTCCTCTTTAGTACAAAGTGAATTTCCGGGTTTGCGTTCCTCTAACTTTAAATCTGTAGGTAAATTCGGTATTGGGTTCTATTCTGTTTTTATGGTTGCACAAAAAGTCTTTATTGCTACAAGAAGATGGGATGAAGGTATCTCGGATATTAAAGAGCTTAAATTTTCTTCTGGATTTACCTTAAGGCCAATAATAACTAAAGGACCGGTTGAAGGATTTAGTTCTTTAATATCAACTCAAGTTAAATTACAATTAAATGATAACTATTTAAGAGAGGACTTGAGTATGTTAATAACAACTAATAGAAGCGGGGCAAAAAATTTTTATGTGCCTTTTAAGAATTATTTAGCTGCTCTTTGTGCAGGATTAGATGTGCCTGTTTTTTATAAGGAAAATGAAAGTCTTGAGGTAAATATTCATGAGAGTATAGAAAGTGAAAATTTTGATAAGGAAAAATGGCTTAATGATATCTCATTTTCAGGATATATACCTAATATTTCAATTAAAGAATATATTTCAGTAAACGTAAATAGATTAAAGCCAATCATTGAAAACGAAAAGATACTTGGATTAGCTGCAATAAATACACAAACAGAAAAAGAGCAAAATTTTCTTAGTATTACCACTATTGGAGGATTGGCTTCAACTGTCCATGCAAGAGATTCAGAAAATTTTATTGGTTTTATTGATTATAAACCTAAATCCGCAAAAAGAGACCAGGGAGATTATTCTGCTAGTCCAACTATTATTAAAGATTGGGCCCAAAATCAACTAGCGGAGCTTCTAAAATTAAATTTATCTCCCCATGAAAAAACTTCCGCTTCAGCAGCTTTATGTTCGTTCGGAGTAGACCCAATTTCAATAGCTCATGTTTATGTTTTGCTTAATGGAACTCAGAGCTTTGTCTCAATTGATACATTGGCAGATTTATCTGTTAATATAGGAATAGCTTTCTTAGAGTCGAGTTTTGGAAGTTATATGGAAACACATCATAATTTTCAATACTTAGATGGTTTCGCCTTAGTAGTGCCCCTGGCTGGAGGACCTTTTTTAAAGTTAGAATTGGAAAATGGAATTCCACTTAATAATAATAGTATCATTGATTGTTTACACAGGTCTATTTCGAAGAAAGGATATTTACCAAATTGGGAAAAATCTGAAAATGTAGATACTAATAGGTTTAATGAAAAAATGAATGCGTTAGTTGTTTCTTCAAAAATGGCAACTACCTAA
- a CDS encoding GAF domain-containing protein: MKNTFGIPIIPCNDRERVKKLHEYNILDTHSEGSFKHITSLAAHIFKVPIALISFVDSERVWFKANEGMEEVTEIDRGISLCSLSILNDDLTVFTDTLEEPCLLANPLVAGSFGLRFYAAAPLQTADGYNLGSVCIVDKEPRKFTYADQDMLTHLAELVMKELELWKENHKVCNYEIKNRNRFSFE, translated from the coding sequence ATGAAAAACACATTTGGCATTCCCATTATTCCTTGTAACGATCGGGAAAGAGTAAAAAAACTCCACGAATACAACATTTTGGATACCCATTCCGAAGGTTCTTTTAAGCATATTACTTCTTTAGCGGCCCATATTTTTAAAGTACCCATTGCTTTAATCTCTTTCGTGGATTCTGAAAGGGTTTGGTTTAAGGCGAATGAGGGTATGGAAGAAGTAACAGAAATAGACCGCGGCATTAGTTTGTGTTCACTGTCTATTTTAAACGATGACCTCACCGTATTTACGGATACTTTAGAAGAACCCTGCCTTTTAGCTAACCCGTTAGTTGCCGGTAGCTTTGGGCTACGATTTTATGCCGCCGCTCCCTTACAAACCGCCGATGGCTACAATCTGGGCTCCGTGTGCATTGTAGATAAAGAGCCCCGAAAGTTTACTTATGCCGATCAGGATATGCTCACCCACCTGGCCGAATTAGTAATGAAAGAACTGGAGTTGTGGAAAGAAAATCATAAAGTCTGCAACTATGAAATCAAAAACAGAAACCGGTTTTCGTTCGAGTAA
- a CDS encoding T9SS type A sorting domain-containing protein codes for MNKQLLRKNVLYILVCTATIVLSSAASLQAQMQRDVMVNAIFERYVYLTAGNKVQFETRNLSQQCDPVLNLISPRGVEVAANDNGAGGFAARITYTPPASGYYTLIVRARSTARSGTADIYKNNAQFQTNVAFGGRLLILANLRNKESIQTVKLPRGDNGSHRIYLLNVNEVNIVARGANTAAGNAAILKLTTTPNTNKIIVGSTGVGGMLRLIRNDAAILWHDPDQDGLGTELETELGSCSFRSGFAKGFDCRLVADPRDTDGDGISDGWEVLGRSDITPTQPLPKWGANPRHKDLFIEVDFMRRTSEENTGNVNLKMSPASARQFAAIYADSFTVSPLLKLYHATILQNPDLVPGISAHLDIGLEPASPADATIYGNWGGFNAVNAIVSGSDYIGLDPNVAWKTNLREARLGIFRYALGYSSGGGSCGNTYACAFNFQDNFNPAHEYGHTLGLGHSGPYGATGNVDPNCKPNYASHMNYAFYGQSKAGFSDGNGAPALNNASLKEWKAVSPSKTLYLDVLEKIFRYWVDRTNGHVDWNRNGVFEPEGQTVRAYANYRPGAACEYTRYNKTIINGAQTTTTPILARMGNRLYMFYTNGGTLKYKYSTSTWNCPEPGTAGCANGTWSSEKNAGMLSVGVDVANDGNGLRVVSVEWSGKIMEKRLQLDVIFNREVWTSARQIPGSAQGEPSISYTRTSTYLVYKGTDLLIHFNKWVNGRWQGDRIAYSAANTPVKSTSQWAFPAIIQTYLPWKPGVKSLYALVPAADAKLDLWYYNPATNLWELTNVIEGGRVGPIHSKPSMAYVPYRGSSETPGRVYMVYIKQSQPGAVFNGQVRMKMSYVKTTLNPDSTYTKEEKIGLDSYFDNSWFYAYGMSLYFDRGQDTNLRAVSTIGSEENKLNVVFRPKADGINDFSYTNYNDWEVLRLNLCKQVVNPGGLVSNPINCTSATLPQEAAIEATQREEKATDKNPLKVFPNPFFNNVQVSFSLPVTQVASVKIYDLQGIERATLFQGEAQANQTYPLEWQASHKAAGIYLLQLQTPGKRYQQRLLLAK; via the coding sequence ATGAATAAGCAATTACTCCGTAAAAATGTGCTTTACATTTTGGTCTGTACAGCCACTATTGTTCTTTCCTCCGCTGCATCCTTGCAAGCCCAAATGCAACGCGATGTTATGGTTAATGCCATCTTTGAAAGGTATGTTTACCTGACAGCAGGGAATAAGGTACAATTTGAAACAAGAAACCTTTCCCAGCAATGCGATCCGGTGCTAAATCTTATCTCTCCCCGAGGAGTAGAAGTGGCGGCAAATGATAACGGCGCCGGTGGCTTTGCCGCCAGAATCACTTATACTCCCCCGGCATCTGGGTATTATACATTGATTGTCAGGGCTCGTTCCACTGCGAGAAGTGGCACCGCAGATATTTATAAAAATAATGCCCAGTTTCAAACTAATGTTGCATTTGGCGGACGCCTATTAATTCTGGCAAACCTGCGAAATAAAGAATCGATTCAAACGGTAAAATTGCCACGGGGCGATAACGGTAGCCACCGTATTTATTTATTAAATGTAAATGAAGTTAATATTGTAGCTCGCGGCGCGAATACGGCGGCCGGAAACGCTGCTATTCTTAAATTAACAACTACCCCAAATACAAATAAGATTATAGTGGGTTCCACTGGAGTTGGAGGAATGCTTCGTTTGATTCGGAACGATGCGGCTATCTTGTGGCATGACCCGGACCAGGATGGTTTAGGAACGGAGTTAGAAACAGAACTTGGGAGCTGTTCTTTCCGGAGCGGATTTGCCAAAGGTTTTGACTGCCGCCTGGTAGCTGATCCGAGAGATACAGATGGTGATGGCATATCGGATGGTTGGGAAGTTCTTGGCCGTTCCGACATTACTCCCACTCAACCTCTTCCTAAGTGGGGAGCCAATCCCAGGCATAAGGATCTTTTTATAGAGGTAGATTTCATGCGCCGAACTAGCGAGGAAAATACCGGCAACGTTAACCTAAAAATGAGCCCTGCTTCTGCCCGGCAGTTTGCTGCTATATATGCCGACTCATTTACGGTATCTCCTTTATTAAAATTGTATCACGCAACCATTTTGCAAAACCCGGATCTGGTACCGGGTATTAGCGCCCACTTAGATATTGGCCTGGAACCTGCTTCGCCCGCTGATGCCACAATCTATGGCAATTGGGGAGGGTTTAATGCTGTAAATGCTATTGTTTCCGGATCCGATTACATTGGCTTGGATCCCAATGTTGCCTGGAAAACAAATCTGAGAGAAGCTAGATTAGGAATTTTTCGTTATGCCCTGGGCTATAGTAGTGGGGGCGGAAGCTGCGGAAACACTTATGCCTGTGCCTTTAATTTTCAGGATAATTTCAACCCGGCGCATGAATATGGGCATACTCTAGGGCTTGGCCATTCAGGTCCTTATGGGGCTACGGGAAATGTTGACCCTAACTGCAAACCTAATTATGCCAGCCACATGAACTATGCCTTTTATGGTCAGTCGAAAGCCGGCTTTTCGGATGGTAACGGAGCCCCCGCCTTGAATAATGCTTCTCTTAAAGAATGGAAGGCGGTATCACCCAGTAAAACGTTATACCTAGATGTGTTAGAAAAAATATTTAGATATTGGGTAGACCGTACCAATGGTCACGTGGATTGGAACCGTAATGGGGTATTTGAACCCGAAGGGCAAACAGTAAGAGCGTATGCTAATTACCGGCCCGGTGCAGCTTGTGAATATACCCGGTATAACAAAACCATAATAAACGGTGCCCAAACTACTACCACGCCTATTTTGGCCAGGATGGGCAACCGACTCTATATGTTTTATACCAATGGTGGAACGTTAAAATACAAGTATTCTACTTCTACCTGGAATTGCCCCGAGCCAGGTACGGCCGGCTGTGCTAACGGTACCTGGAGCAGCGAGAAAAATGCCGGAATGCTGTCGGTAGGCGTAGATGTAGCCAATGATGGAAATGGTCTTAGGGTAGTGTCCGTTGAATGGAGTGGAAAAATAATGGAAAAACGGCTTCAACTGGATGTTATATTTAATAGGGAAGTATGGACTAGTGCCAGGCAAATTCCCGGATCAGCGCAGGGGGAACCCTCCATTTCTTACACCCGCACCAGTACCTACCTGGTATATAAGGGTACCGATTTACTCATTCATTTTAACAAATGGGTGAATGGTAGGTGGCAAGGAGATCGGATTGCTTATTCAGCTGCAAATACTCCGGTAAAATCTACCAGCCAGTGGGCCTTCCCGGCTATTATTCAAACGTATCTACCCTGGAAGCCGGGGGTAAAAAGCTTGTATGCCCTCGTTCCGGCTGCTGATGCCAAACTTGACTTGTGGTATTACAATCCTGCTACCAACTTATGGGAATTAACCAATGTAATAGAAGGTGGGCGGGTTGGACCTATTCATAGCAAACCTTCCATGGCCTATGTTCCTTACCGGGGCAGTTCAGAAACTCCAGGAAGAGTATATATGGTATACATTAAACAATCCCAGCCAGGTGCTGTTTTCAACGGACAAGTCAGAATGAAAATGTCGTATGTAAAAACCACGCTTAATCCGGATAGCACTTATACAAAAGAGGAAAAAATAGGACTAGATTCTTATTTTGACAATTCCTGGTTTTATGCTTATGGGATGAGCTTATATTTTGATCGCGGGCAAGACACTAATCTACGGGCTGTTTCCACAATAGGAAGTGAAGAAAACAAATTGAACGTAGTCTTTCGCCCCAAAGCTGACGGTATAAATGATTTTAGTTATACTAATTACAATGATTGGGAGGTGCTTCGGTTAAATCTTTGTAAACAGGTTGTAAATCCAGGAGGCCTTGTTTCTAATCCGATTAATTGCACCTCTGCCACCCTGCCGCAAGAAGCAGCAATAGAGGCAACCCAGAGAGAAGAAAAAGCAACGGATAAGAACCCCTTAAAGGTGTTTCCTAATCCTTTTTTTAATAACGTACAGGTAAGTTTTTCTTTACCCGTAACCCAAGTTGCTTCAGTTAAAATATACGACTTGCAAGGTATAGAAAGAGCTACTTTATTCCAGGGCGAAGCGCAAGCCAATCAAACATATCCATTAGAATGGCAAGCCAGCCATAAAGCTGCAGGTATATATCTTTTGCAATTGCAAACCCCCGGTAAACGTTATCAGCAAAGACTGCTTCTGGCAAAGTAA
- a CDS encoding PAS domain-containing protein → MEKEHPENLTDYTFLYNTAPCGILTFEINGPINQANQTLLNWLGISKEEILDKKFTHLLDKAGVMYYELFVQPILKMHQEAKEINLNIQTSQGVFSCLFNGVVVNKKEGGGEIINAIIFKVEDRKKYENELLLKRTKAEEEKQLKAKVLQEVSFSQAHLVRAPLANILALITFLEQIDHQDEETKQIVGMLQVSAAELDKQVRAIVDKADLNI, encoded by the coding sequence ATGGAAAAAGAACATCCAGAAAATCTTACAGATTATACCTTTTTATATAACACGGCTCCCTGCGGTATACTAACTTTTGAGATTAATGGCCCCATCAATCAGGCAAATCAAACTTTGTTAAATTGGCTGGGTATCAGTAAAGAAGAAATACTAGATAAAAAGTTTACACACCTCTTAGATAAAGCCGGTGTAATGTATTACGAGCTTTTTGTTCAGCCTATCTTAAAAATGCACCAGGAAGCAAAAGAGATTAATTTAAATATTCAAACTTCTCAAGGCGTTTTCTCTTGTTTATTTAACGGAGTGGTAGTTAATAAAAAAGAAGGGGGAGGCGAAATTATAAATGCCATTATTTTTAAGGTAGAAGACCGGAAGAAATACGAAAATGAGCTGCTGCTTAAAAGAACCAAGGCCGAAGAAGAAAAGCAATTAAAAGCAAAAGTTTTACAAGAAGTATCTTTTAGTCAGGCGCATTTAGTCCGGGCTCCTTTAGCCAACATTCTGGCTCTTATTACTTTTCTAGAACAAATAGATCATCAAGACGAGGAAACCAAACAAATAGTAGGTATGCTGCAGGTGAGTGCTGCTGAATTGGATAAGCAGGTAAGAGCCATTGTAGATAAAGCCGATTTAAATATTTAA
- a CDS encoding alpha/beta fold hydrolase, with protein sequence MFLNFLCWMVDVIKRNNVRVVGNANQSIVLAHGFGCSQNVWRHFVAAYRSKYKLILFDFVGAGQSDLSAYDSDRYSSLEGYAQDVLEILEALHITSIIFIGHSVSSMIGVKAAIMQPAYFSKLIFVAPSPYYINEAEYIGGMEKEDLHNLLELMDSNYLGWSSLLGPQVMANEDRPELGEELVANFCATDPDIAKEFARVTFLSDTRADLENLQTESLTLQCSNDILAPLEVGYYIKEKAKGNTLQILEATGHCPHLSAPEETIKAINAYIQIEQ encoded by the coding sequence TTGTTTTTAAATTTTTTGTGCTGGATGGTAGATGTTATTAAAAGAAACAATGTTCGCGTAGTAGGCAATGCAAACCAATCTATTGTGCTTGCTCATGGTTTCGGATGTAGCCAAAATGTATGGCGTCATTTTGTTGCGGCTTATCGATCAAAATATAAATTAATTCTTTTTGATTTTGTGGGGGCAGGTCAATCGGACTTGAGTGCGTATGATTCTGACCGCTACAGTTCTTTAGAAGGGTATGCTCAGGATGTTTTAGAAATTCTGGAGGCATTGCATATTACCAGTATAATTTTTATCGGGCATTCGGTGAGCAGTATGATAGGGGTAAAAGCCGCTATTATGCAGCCAGCTTATTTTAGTAAATTAATTTTTGTGGCTCCATCGCCGTATTACATAAACGAAGCGGAATATATAGGCGGCATGGAAAAAGAAGATTTACATAATTTATTAGAGTTAATGGATAGTAATTACCTGGGCTGGTCGAGCTTGTTGGGGCCTCAGGTAATGGCAAATGAAGACCGACCTGAATTAGGCGAAGAACTGGTAGCCAATTTTTGTGCAACCGACCCAGATATTGCAAAGGAATTTGCCCGGGTTACTTTTCTTTCGGATACTCGGGCAGATCTGGAAAATCTTCAAACTGAAAGCCTGACCCTGCAATGCTCGAACGATATTTTAGCTCCTTTAGAAGTAGGTTATTACATAAAAGAGAAAGCCAAAGGAAATACTTTACAAATTTTAGAAGCCACTGGTCATTGTCCGCATTTAAGCGCCCCGGAAGAAACCATTAAGGCAATTAACGCTTATATCCAAATCGAACAATAA
- a CDS encoding efflux RND transporter permease subunit: MISEVFIRRPVTAIVISIVIVLVGTLAILNLPISQYPNISPPVVSIQGNYTGADAQTVEQTVTTPVETQVNGTPGMTYLSSNSTSTGQMSMDVNFEVGTDVDIATLDVQNRASIAEPRLPEEVRRLGLTVRKRNPTIMMVVTFYSPNGTHDIKFLDNYTNIYIRDAILRVKGVGDINTVGEEFSMRVWLQPDKLSQLGIAPTEVAAALREQNVQVAAGSVGGAPQFSTQAFEYPLTVNGRLTGQEQFENIVVRTRPEDGSVVYLRDVARLELGSFGYTRQAFINGKPATFLLIYQSPGSNALDTAEGVYAALANLKKTFPADMDYKVSFETVSVVQVSIEEVIHTLIEALVLVILVVFIFLQNWRATLIPILAIPVSIIGTFIFFIPLGFTINTLTLFGFVLAIGIVVDDAIVVVEAVQHYIDHERLSAKEATRKAMKDITAPVIAIALVLAAVFIPVGFIPGIVGRLYQQFAITIAISVLISAFVALTLTPALCSLMLRPMNLNRNSRGINKLFYKFNRWFARVTHAYSNGVRKSIKAAPLVLILLACIYAGTFGLFRAKPTGFIPTEDEGRLFVTFELPQAASSNRTIAVLKEISEHLRTTPGVSNYSAIAGLNVLNFSIKSNSGTIFVQLKPWADRKDAAQQLFAIIGSLQQKFATVKDANIVVVPPPAVPGLGRTGGFSFILQQRESTDDIKAFEGVVNNFLAEVRKRPEITGAFSFFTARAPGYQLQVDREKVKKMGVSLADVFSTMSTYMGSQYINDFTMYGRNFRVVAQADTAFRDDISDLSQYYVLNRQGQSVPLSALVSHQVTESAPVVTHFNLFRSTEINGNPAPGYSSGQAIQALEEVAAKVLPAGYGYEFSGLSREELSSGNTTIYIFALSITLVFLLMAALYESWSVPFSVLLAVPLGAFGAILALTFLPKLSNNIYAQIGLITLIGLAAKNAILIVEFAKERVDHGMEILAATIDAVKLRLRPIIMTSLAFILGVLPLAFSSGAGAVARQTIGWTVVGGMLSATFLALFMVPVLFIVITRFAYGKKQLEELQKAHPRVDYDHAGA; the protein is encoded by the coding sequence ATGATTTCAGAAGTATTTATAAGAAGGCCGGTTACGGCAATTGTAATTTCAATTGTGATAGTTCTGGTAGGTACGTTGGCCATATTAAATTTGCCCATCAGCCAATATCCTAATATCTCGCCGCCGGTAGTTTCCATCCAGGGCAACTATACGGGGGCCGATGCCCAAACAGTAGAACAAACCGTTACTACTCCCGTGGAAACCCAGGTAAATGGTACCCCGGGCATGACTTACTTGTCCTCTAACAGTACCAGCACCGGGCAAATGTCCATGGATGTAAACTTTGAAGTAGGCACCGATGTAGACATTGCTACCCTGGATGTACAGAACCGGGCCAGTATTGCTGAACCACGGTTACCGGAAGAAGTACGCCGTTTAGGTTTAACTGTCCGGAAGCGGAACCCTACTATCATGATGGTAGTAACTTTTTACTCACCCAACGGTACGCACGATATTAAATTCCTGGATAACTACACCAACATTTACATTCGCGATGCTATTTTGCGGGTAAAAGGCGTAGGGGATATTAATACCGTAGGCGAAGAGTTTAGTATGCGGGTTTGGTTACAACCCGATAAGCTTTCGCAGTTGGGAATAGCCCCTACCGAGGTAGCGGCGGCTTTACGGGAACAAAACGTACAGGTGGCGGCTGGTTCAGTGGGTGGAGCCCCGCAATTTTCAACTCAGGCTTTCGAATATCCTTTAACAGTAAACGGCCGCTTAACGGGCCAGGAACAGTTCGAAAATATTGTAGTGCGTACCCGACCCGAAGATGGATCGGTTGTTTATTTGCGCGATGTTGCCCGTTTAGAATTAGGTAGTTTCGGGTATACCCGTCAAGCGTTTATTAATGGCAAACCAGCTACATTTTTACTAATTTATCAATCGCCGGGCAGTAATGCCTTGGATACCGCCGAAGGTGTTTATGCAGCTCTGGCAAACCTGAAAAAAACGTTTCCGGCCGATATGGATTATAAAGTATCGTTCGAGACAGTTTCGGTAGTACAAGTTTCTATTGAAGAAGTAATTCATACTTTGATAGAAGCTTTGGTGCTGGTAATTTTAGTGGTATTTATTTTCCTGCAAAACTGGCGGGCTACTCTGATACCTATCCTCGCTATTCCGGTTTCTATTATTGGTACGTTTATTTTCTTTATCCCGCTCGGGTTTACTATTAATACGCTTACTTTATTTGGTTTCGTGTTAGCCATTGGTATTGTAGTAGATGATGCCATTGTGGTAGTAGAGGCCGTGCAGCATTACATCGACCACGAGCGACTTTCGGCAAAGGAAGCTACCCGTAAAGCCATGAAAGATATTACGGCTCCGGTTATTGCCATTGCCTTGGTATTGGCCGCAGTATTTATTCCGGTAGGCTTTATTCCGGGTATTGTAGGCCGTTTGTACCAGCAGTTTGCCATTACCATTGCTATTTCGGTGCTTATTTCGGCTTTTGTGGCCCTTACTTTAACCCCGGCCCTGTGTTCCTTAATGTTGCGGCCTATGAACCTGAACAGGAATTCACGCGGTATAAATAAGCTCTTTTATAAATTTAACCGTTGGTTTGCCCGGGTTACGCACGCGTATTCTAATGGCGTTCGGAAAAGCATAAAGGCGGCTCCTTTGGTTTTAATTTTGTTGGCCTGTATTTATGCCGGCACTTTTGGCTTGTTCCGGGCCAAACCAACCGGCTTTATTCCTACTGAGGATGAAGGTCGTTTATTTGTAACCTTCGAATTGCCCCAGGCAGCTTCCAGTAATCGGACTATTGCCGTTTTAAAAGAGATATCCGAACATTTAAGAACTACTCCGGGAGTTAGCAACTACTCAGCCATTGCCGGATTAAACGTTTTAAACTTCTCTATCAAATCGAACAGCGGTACTATTTTCGTGCAGTTGAAGCCTTGGGCCGATCGGAAAGATGCCGCTCAACAGCTTTTTGCTATTATCGGCAGCTTGCAGCAAAAGTTTGCTACCGTTAAAGATGCGAATATTGTAGTAGTGCCTCCTCCAGCGGTTCCCGGCTTAGGTCGTACGGGTGGTTTTAGCTTTATTTTGCAGCAACGCGAAAGCACCGACGATATAAAAGCGTTTGAAGGAGTAGTAAATAACTTTTTGGCGGAAGTGCGGAAGCGTCCCGAAATAACTGGTGCCTTTTCGTTCTTTACCGCCCGGGCTCCGGGCTACCAACTCCAGGTGGACCGCGAAAAAGTGAAAAAAATGGGTGTTTCCCTGGCAGATGTTTTTTCTACCATGTCTACGTATATGGGTAGCCAGTACATTAACGATTTTACTATGTACGGTCGTAACTTCCGGGTAGTAGCCCAGGCCGATACTGCCTTCCGCGACGATATCAGCGATTTAAGCCAGTATTACGTATTAAACCGCCAGGGACAATCGGTGCCGCTAAGTGCACTGGTTTCGCACCAGGTAACGGAAAGTGCGCCGGTAGTAACCCATTTTAATTTGTTCCGGTCAACCGAAATAAATGGTAACCCGGCTCCGGGCTATAGTAGTGGTCAGGCCATTCAGGCTCTGGAAGAAGTAGCGGCTAAAGTGCTGCCAGCTGGTTATGGCTACGAATTTTCCGGGTTAAGCCGCGAAGAGCTATCGTCGGGTAATACTACTATTTACATTTTTGCTTTATCTATTACCTTGGTGTTTCTGTTAATGGCGGCTCTTTACGAAAGTTGGTCGGTGCCGTTTTCGGTTTTATTGGCCGTACCATTAGGAGCATTCGGGGCCATTTTGGCTTTAACGTTTCTACCCAAGTTATCTAATAATATCTACGCGCAGATTGGTTTGATTACCTTAATTGGTCTGGCGGCGAAAAATGCGATTCTGATTGTGGAGTTCGCCAAAGAAAGGGTAGACCACGGTATGGAAATACTCGCTGCTACCATCGATGCCGTTAAACTTCGCTTACGGCCAATTATTATGACTTCCCTGGCCTTTATTCTAGGGGTATTGCCTTTGGCGTTCTCGTCGGGGGCAGGAGCGGTAGCCCGGCAAACCATTGGCTGGACAGTAGTAGGGGGGATGCTTTCGGCTACCTTCTTGGCACTTTTTATGGTTCCGGTATTATTTATCGTAATTACCAGGTTTGCCTACGGTAAAAAGCAATTAGAAGAACTGCAAAAAGCGCATCCAAGAGTAGATTACGACCACGCAGGAGCTTAA